The region TCCACGTAAGGCAGCGAGCCGCTCGCTGCTTTTTTTGTCGTTGAATAAATGGAAGTTTGTAAAATAAGTACGGTACGTGAAATTTTACTTTCGTAGATTTTGTTTCTTTTCGATCCCCGCTTTACGTTATAATGGTATGGACAAGAAACAATTGCGCAATTCATAGCGTATACGGATCGGAGGAACCCTTGTGAAGTTCAATTATCCGAACGGCAAAACGGTTCGCAAACAGACGGCCACCTACGGGAACCGCGGCATGACGCTTGAAGAAGACATCAATTTGTCGAATGAATATTATGTCACCTGCGGAAAGGCCGTCATCCATAAAAAGCCGACCCCCGTCCAAATCGTCGATGTTGATTACCCGAAACGAAGCGCAGCGGTCATTAAAGAAGCTTATTTCCGCAAACCTTCGACGACCGATTACAATGGCGTGTATCGCGGTAGATATATAGACTTCGAGGCGAAAGAAACGCAGCAAAAAACATCGTTCCCGCTAAAAAATTTTCACGAACATCAAATGGTTCACATGAAACGGGTAATAAACCATGGAGGCCATTGTTTCGTACTGCTCCGATTCGCGGCAAGCGGGGAAGTTTATTTTCTTGATGCTTCCCGCCTGTTGCAGTTCTGGCACGAGCAAAAAGAAGGCGGGCGCAAATCCGTAAAGAAATCGGAAATCGCCGCCTCGGGAGAACTCGTCCCGTGCGGATTCCGTCCGCGAATTGACTATTTGTCGATTGTTGATAAAATGTACTTTGATTCATGAACGAATCTTGAAGCGAAGCTTTGGAAGAGGAGAAAGCTTCTGAAAGGCAGGATTAGCTATGTCCAACGACTATCGTTCACGCCAAGAACGGAGACAAAAGCAAAAAGCGAATGCGAAAACCAAAAAGGATCGGGCTTCGCTCGTAAAAAAAATCCTTCTCGGCTTGCTGCTCTTCATCGGGGCAGGGCTCGTGGCC is a window of Bacillales bacterium DNA encoding:
- the recU gene encoding Holliday junction resolvase RecU; its protein translation is MKFNYPNGKTVRKQTATYGNRGMTLEEDINLSNEYYVTCGKAVIHKKPTPVQIVDVDYPKRSAAVIKEAYFRKPSTTDYNGVYRGRYIDFEAKETQQKTSFPLKNFHEHQMVHMKRVINHGGHCFVLLRFAASGEVYFLDASRLLQFWHEQKEGGRKSVKKSEIAASGELVPCGFRPRIDYLSIVDKMYFDS